One genomic region from Anthonomus grandis grandis chromosome 1, icAntGran1.3, whole genome shotgun sequence encodes:
- the LOC126735042 gene encoding RNA polymerase II transcriptional coactivator, protein MPKKSKKQDTSDSDSGPEDREPVKKKVKSDDSFRTEDKEPTWDLGKNRFVKLSEFKGKVYINIREFYNADGDLRPGKKGIMLTTEQWQRFKASVNEIDEELKKL, encoded by the exons atGCCTAAGAAGTCAAAGAAGCAAGACACCTCTGACTCAGACTCTGGTCCAGAAgat agagAACCAGTGAAGAAAAAAGTGAAATCTGATGACAGTTTCCGTACTGAAGACAAAGAACCTACGTGGGACTTGGGCAAAAACAGATTCGTCAAGCTCTCAGAGTTTAAAGGCAAAGTCTACATCAATATTAGGGAGTTTTATAATGCCGATGGTGATCTTCGCCCTGGCAAGAAAGGCATTATGCTTACCACTGAGCAGTGGCAGAGATTCAAGGCATCAGTTAATGAAATTGATGAAGAGCTAAAGAAGTTGTAA